Proteins from one Microbacterium hatanonis genomic window:
- a CDS encoding DUF1345 domain-containing protein, which produces MSTHETASSRGSETTAAVPRAAFDVTRLALASGAGAVSAAITAVIILVARDGDASSDMAATCLFAFSAAWSIAYLVHTLRLFGRLPADRLRQVLRDSTPRGRFGSLGAIISGTGPTIAVQWSLIAVAAVLAFTVWPSLLKEPVTVVFSILVVAASWAVTIVAYGVHYARFDAETEGLDFPDGKAARLFIDYLYLAVQVQTTFSTSDISLKSSAARSLVTGHTLVSFAFNTVIIAMLITVLFLGNS; this is translated from the coding sequence ATGAGCACGCACGAGACGGCGTCGTCCCGGGGTTCGGAGACGACCGCGGCGGTGCCCCGCGCCGCTTTCGACGTCACCCGTCTCGCCCTGGCGTCGGGAGCGGGCGCGGTGTCGGCGGCGATCACGGCCGTCATCATCCTGGTCGCGCGTGACGGCGATGCCAGCTCCGACATGGCGGCGACGTGCCTGTTCGCCTTCTCGGCCGCGTGGTCGATCGCCTACCTCGTGCACACGCTCCGGCTGTTCGGCCGGCTTCCCGCAGACCGGCTCCGGCAGGTGCTGCGGGACTCCACCCCGCGGGGACGCTTCGGCAGCCTCGGGGCGATCATCTCCGGCACCGGGCCCACGATCGCCGTGCAGTGGTCCCTGATCGCGGTCGCCGCGGTGCTGGCCTTCACGGTGTGGCCGTCGCTGCTGAAGGAACCGGTGACCGTGGTCTTCAGCATCCTGGTCGTCGCGGCCTCCTGGGCGGTGACCATCGTCGCCTACGGGGTGCACTACGCGCGCTTCGATGCCGAGACCGAGGGGCTCGACTTCCCCGACGGCAAGGCCGCCCGCCTCTTCATCGACTACCTCTACCTCGCCGTCCAGGTGCAGACGACGTTCTCCACCTCCGACATATCGCTGAAGTCGTCGGCGGCGCGGAGCCTCGTCACGGGGCACACGCTCGTGTCGTTCGCCTTCAACACCGTCATCATCGCGATGCTCATCACCGTGCTGTTCCTCGGCAACAGCTGA